The Amycolatopsis mongoliensis genome includes a window with the following:
- a CDS encoding DUF6204 family protein — MPTYRALVRGKFDRPTQVIREKLLSALGPGEDVAGQLFSPEGTLTYSHHLGGFSFRVALDVAPGDDATRRAHDTAELMAMELLEREGYPYRDLTVSSTCMDDIRIKRR; from the coding sequence ATGCCGACCTACCGCGCCCTCGTCCGGGGCAAGTTCGACCGGCCCACCCAGGTCATCCGCGAGAAGCTCCTGAGCGCTCTCGGGCCAGGTGAGGACGTCGCGGGCCAGCTCTTCAGCCCCGAAGGCACGCTCACCTACAGTCACCACCTCGGCGGCTTCAGCTTCCGCGTCGCCCTCGACGTCGCTCCCGGTGACGACGCCACGCGGCGGGCCCACGACACGGCCGAGCTGATGGCCATGGAACTGCTGGAGCGGGAGGGCTATCCGTACCGCGACCTCACCGTCAGCTCGACGTGCATGGACGACATCCGGATCAAGCGCCGCTGA
- the nuoN gene encoding NADH-quinone oxidoreductase subunit NuoN — MLDILLTQAPEPPIATPSVDYPAVLPMLIVFGAACVSVLVEAFAAKRSRFGLQVGLSLAAIVAAGVSLVVYATGSAPAGGVKTFSGAISIDKPALFLWGTLLALAVGAVLLISDRVVEPGGALVAQAGIRPGTIQDRAQQTATVMQTEVFPLTLFALGGMMAFCASNDLLTMFIALEVLSLPLYLMCGLARRRRLLSQEAAVKYFLLGAFSSAFFLYGLALLYGYANSVKLADIAAAAAGSDRSDTLLFAGLGLLVVGLLFKGSVGPFHTWTPDVYQGAPTPVTAFMAACTKVAAFGGILRVLSVAFSSTSWEWRGVLWGVAIISMVIGAVLGLTQTDVKRMIAYSSIAHAGFLLVGAIAMTRDGLSSTLFYLLAYGFTTLAAFGVISLVRDSSGEATHLSAWAGLAKRSPLVAGIFTFLLLALAGIPLTSGFVGKFVVFSAALSDGMAPLVVVALVFSAVAAFFYLRVIVLMYFSEPAADGPSVSVPGFGTGTAIFLGTAVTLVLGLVPAFALGWAGAGGFAS; from the coding sequence GTGCTCGACATCCTCCTGACCCAGGCGCCGGAGCCGCCGATCGCGACGCCGTCGGTGGACTACCCGGCGGTCCTGCCGATGCTGATCGTCTTCGGCGCGGCGTGCGTCAGTGTGCTGGTCGAGGCGTTCGCCGCGAAGCGCTCGCGCTTCGGCCTGCAGGTCGGGCTGAGCCTGGCGGCGATCGTCGCGGCCGGCGTCAGCCTGGTCGTCTACGCCACGGGCAGCGCGCCCGCGGGCGGCGTCAAGACGTTCAGCGGCGCGATTTCGATCGACAAGCCGGCGCTCTTCCTCTGGGGCACGCTGCTGGCCCTGGCCGTCGGCGCGGTGCTGCTGATCTCCGACCGCGTGGTCGAGCCGGGCGGCGCGCTGGTCGCGCAGGCCGGCATCCGCCCGGGCACGATCCAGGACCGCGCCCAGCAGACGGCGACGGTCATGCAGACCGAGGTGTTCCCGCTGACGCTGTTCGCGCTCGGCGGCATGATGGCGTTCTGCGCGTCGAACGACCTGCTGACGATGTTCATCGCGCTGGAAGTGCTTTCGCTGCCGCTGTACCTGATGTGCGGCCTGGCCCGGCGGCGGCGGTTGCTGTCGCAGGAGGCGGCGGTCAAGTACTTCCTGCTCGGTGCGTTCTCCTCGGCGTTCTTCCTCTATGGACTCGCGCTGCTGTACGGCTACGCGAACTCCGTGAAGCTGGCGGACATCGCGGCCGCGGCGGCGGGCTCGGACCGGTCGGACACGCTGCTGTTCGCCGGCCTCGGCCTGCTCGTGGTGGGCCTGCTGTTCAAGGGGTCGGTCGGCCCGTTCCACACGTGGACCCCGGACGTCTACCAGGGCGCGCCGACACCGGTGACGGCGTTCATGGCGGCGTGCACGAAGGTCGCCGCGTTCGGCGGGATCCTGCGGGTGCTGTCGGTGGCGTTCTCCTCGACCAGCTGGGAGTGGCGCGGAGTCCTCTGGGGCGTCGCGATCATCTCGATGGTGATCGGCGCGGTGCTGGGCCTGACGCAGACGGACGTCAAGCGCATGATCGCGTACTCGTCGATCGCGCACGCCGGGTTCCTGCTCGTGGGTGCGATCGCGATGACGCGCGATGGGTTGTCGAGCACGCTGTTCTACCTGCTGGCGTACGGCTTCACGACGCTGGCGGCGTTCGGCGTGATCAGCCTGGTCCGGGACTCCTCGGGCGAGGCGACGCACCTCTCGGCGTGGGCCGGTCTCGCGAAGCGCTCACCGCTGGTGGCCGGCATCTTCACGTTCCTGCTGCTGGCGCTGGCGGGGATCCCGTTGACGTCCGGGTTCGTCGGCAAGTTCGTGGTGTTCTCGGCCGCACTGTCGGACGGGATGGCGCCGCTGGTGGTGGTCGCCCTGGTGTTCAGCGCGGTGGCGGCGTTCTTCTACCTGCGGGTGATCGTCCTGATGTACTTCTCCGAGCCGGCGGCCGACGGTCCTTCGGTGTCGGTCCCGGGCTTCGGCACGGGAACGGCGATCTTCCTCGGCACGGCGGTGACCCTGGTCCTCGGCCTGGTCCCGGCGTTCGCCCTGGGCTGGGCCGGCGCGGGCGGCTTCGCTTCCTGA
- a CDS encoding VOC family protein — protein MRPFVFFDVRTSDVDGTKRFFGELLGWESDGQLLTADGAPWGGLTDLAPGDDRAPQWLPYAPVSDVDSAAAKAVELGGKIVRERTDLPVGSLVVVTDPGGAAMVLFQAA, from the coding sequence ATGCGACCTTTCGTGTTCTTCGACGTCCGGACGTCCGATGTGGACGGCACCAAGCGGTTCTTCGGCGAGTTGCTCGGCTGGGAGTCCGACGGACAGCTGCTCACCGCGGACGGCGCCCCCTGGGGCGGCCTGACCGACCTGGCCCCCGGCGACGACCGCGCGCCGCAGTGGCTGCCCTACGCGCCGGTGTCCGATGTGGACTCCGCGGCGGCGAAAGCCGTGGAGCTGGGCGGGAAGATCGTGCGGGAGCGCACCGATCTGCCGGTCGGCTCGCTGGTGGTGGTCACCGATCCCGGCGGCGCGGCCATGGTCCTGTTCCAGGCGGCCTGA
- a CDS encoding ESX secretion-associated protein EspG: MLKAEFTLNTLLTAMRNVGCGDPHPIFAGGLRYIPPSARNATNRAAFEELSHYGFTQGNGFTPEFEDVLHLIDRPKQEFFAYARDTEEQIGILVAAQNRSAVSVLCRGETVELAGVSPDTHPADALVKLLPPYEPAPIRPFSLPQDDFKPQVGSDIFDDAPARSREAQELDALFQQPHFGVGQLYSGNTSVNYLDLNAGRVGIALAGGYISVLPGEPKQLSHKLKAATP; encoded by the coding sequence GTGCTCAAGGCCGAGTTCACGCTGAACACCCTGCTCACCGCCATGCGCAACGTCGGCTGCGGCGACCCGCACCCGATCTTCGCCGGTGGGCTGCGCTACATCCCGCCGTCGGCGCGGAACGCCACGAACCGTGCAGCCTTCGAGGAACTCAGCCATTACGGCTTCACCCAAGGCAACGGCTTCACGCCCGAATTCGAAGACGTCCTGCACCTCATCGACCGCCCGAAACAGGAGTTCTTCGCCTACGCCCGCGACACCGAAGAGCAAATCGGCATCCTCGTCGCCGCGCAGAACCGGAGTGCCGTCAGTGTTCTCTGCCGGGGGGAGACGGTCGAACTCGCCGGGGTCTCCCCCGACACCCATCCCGCCGACGCGCTGGTCAAACTCCTGCCGCCGTACGAGCCCGCGCCCATCAGGCCCTTCTCGCTTCCTCAGGATGACTTCAAACCGCAGGTAGGAAGCGACATCTTCGACGACGCCCCCGCCCGGAGCCGGGAAGCTCAGGAACTCGACGCCCTCTTCCAGCAGCCTCACTTCGGTGTCGGGCAGCTCTACTCCGGAAACACGTCCGTCAACTACCTCGACCTCAACGCGGGACGCGTGGGGATCGCACTCGCCGGCGGTTACATCAGCGTGCTGCCCGGAGAACCGAAGCAACTGAGCCACAAACTGAAGGCCGCCACCCCCTGA
- a CDS encoding DUF3558 domain-containing protein yields the protein MAACTTTQNGTATPSQTDSVTPSTSDPDSQLPGAGVPGVAIPIDTTQFQQKPCTTLTDAQIAELLGPNVEPKEEQTGEAGPSCFWHPKSVTQAAVSVIYATKNRRGLTSIYQQQGTTFPLFIPMDPIDGYPTVAYGQADLRSKGNCAIALGTSNQDIVDVSVGLSEGNIGKKDPCAAAHEVAATVLNNFRAR from the coding sequence GTGGCTGCTTGCACCACAACTCAAAACGGCACAGCCACGCCTTCGCAGACTGACTCGGTCACGCCTTCGACCAGCGACCCGGACTCCCAGCTTCCCGGAGCAGGCGTGCCCGGAGTGGCGATCCCGATCGACACCACGCAGTTCCAGCAGAAGCCCTGCACGACGCTCACCGACGCGCAGATCGCAGAACTCCTGGGTCCCAACGTGGAGCCGAAGGAGGAGCAGACCGGTGAGGCCGGCCCCAGCTGTTTCTGGCACCCGAAATCTGTCACCCAGGCAGCGGTTTCAGTCATCTACGCCACCAAGAACAGGCGCGGCCTGACTTCGATCTATCAGCAGCAAGGGACGACTTTCCCGCTCTTCATTCCCATGGACCCGATCGATGGCTACCCGACCGTGGCCTACGGGCAGGCCGATCTGCGGTCCAAGGGCAACTGTGCGATCGCCCTGGGAACCAGCAACCAAGACATCGTCGACGTGTCGGTGGGCCTTTCCGAGGGCAACATCGGCAAAAAAGACCCCTGTGCGGCGGCCCACGAGGTCGCGGCGACCGTACTGAACAATTTCCGGGCCAGGTGA
- a CDS encoding sunset domain-containing protein, translated as MSIFGQVWLWSLAAFFVGVLLTWLVLVLPLRRSVRKLESSLAQAHADAARTPANAAGLAAPGTEVFARPEPRREPEPARQETSYPGTLVAPAPFNRDDVHDDIDQDFAELDSQVPPGMRPDPDDAFRPEPEVEEAASGLASETQFLTPVAEPEDPYRAAATEYLVPGEDPGAEPAEPALSRLEQQLDPDPAGSLFQPPAEETHAPAPDWFDHEPPAERSAFEEPVERTRYLGSVGAEEPEKPEEAEPEEAPQYAFSDGDSGANGELDVPPETPAEATQVLPKRQPREALRGGFDTPQPIQPSMRTVERRETDLSGAHSGSLFEPSVQPNQAALSAPEPPPARQVAGDAVPPGPFGPGSAMPRPGGGRPGDGFEVKASVTALRYCTEDSAQFPKMVAEVWFRTAEDAERVGFRPLS; from the coding sequence ATGTCCATTTTCGGACAGGTTTGGCTGTGGAGTCTCGCGGCGTTCTTCGTCGGGGTGCTGCTCACCTGGCTGGTGCTGGTGCTGCCGCTCCGCAGGAGCGTTCGCAAGCTGGAGAGTTCGCTGGCGCAGGCCCACGCCGACGCCGCGCGCACCCCCGCGAACGCCGCCGGGCTGGCCGCGCCGGGCACCGAGGTCTTCGCCCGGCCCGAACCGCGCCGGGAGCCGGAGCCGGCGCGGCAGGAGACCTCCTACCCGGGGACGCTCGTCGCCCCGGCGCCGTTCAACCGCGACGACGTCCACGACGACATCGACCAGGACTTCGCCGAGCTGGACTCCCAGGTGCCGCCGGGGATGCGCCCGGACCCCGACGACGCCTTCCGGCCGGAGCCCGAGGTCGAAGAAGCTGCTTCGGGCCTGGCCTCGGAAACCCAGTTCCTGACTCCGGTCGCCGAGCCGGAGGACCCGTACCGCGCCGCCGCGACGGAGTACCTGGTTCCGGGTGAGGACCCCGGAGCCGAGCCGGCCGAGCCGGCGCTCTCGCGGCTCGAGCAGCAGCTCGACCCGGACCCCGCGGGCTCGCTGTTCCAGCCCCCGGCGGAGGAGACGCACGCGCCGGCGCCGGACTGGTTCGACCACGAGCCGCCGGCCGAGCGGTCGGCGTTCGAGGAGCCGGTGGAGCGCACGCGCTACCTCGGCTCGGTCGGCGCCGAGGAGCCCGAAAAGCCCGAGGAGGCCGAACCGGAGGAGGCGCCGCAGTACGCGTTCAGCGACGGCGACAGCGGGGCCAACGGCGAGCTGGACGTGCCGCCGGAGACCCCGGCCGAGGCGACGCAGGTGCTGCCGAAGCGGCAGCCGCGGGAGGCGCTGCGCGGCGGATTCGACACGCCGCAGCCGATCCAGCCGTCCATGCGCACCGTCGAGCGCCGCGAGACCGACCTGTCCGGCGCCCACAGCGGTTCGCTGTTCGAGCCGTCGGTGCAGCCGAACCAGGCCGCCCTTTCGGCGCCGGAGCCGCCGCCCGCGCGGCAGGTGGCCGGCGACGCCGTCCCGCCCGGCCCGTTCGGCCCCGGCTCGGCGATGCCGCGGCCCGGTGGCGGGCGGCCGGGTGACGGGTTCGAGGTGAAGGCGAGCGTGACGGCGTTGCGGTACTGCACCGAGGATTCGGCGCAGTTCCCGAAGATGGTGGCCGAGGTGTGGTTCCGGACCGCCGAGGACGCCGAGCGGGTCGGGTTCCGGCCGCTCAGCTGA
- a CDS encoding PPE domain-containing protein: MVTEGPLSAAQIYEQITGGKGTQSLGAAHDSASQLTNRMVERAQRISSLRAKTMSGWQGGAGDAAADATLPLVQAAADDAVHLKTAQTAVGAQMDAFGTAKNSVKPVAPQPPEITAADLLHAINGDGVDSYRTKVTSWQADSQANIDAFSAYHSASGTNGGQMPAQYAQLADSGTPVAMTTPGQGTDSKTTGKTGPTDTGEWARNPRQPQVPSQQNRQTVQPGQNQVQPQLQNQVQSQTQNQFQHQVQQPGTGNPDNTHANSYVPKPVLPPAAQSGYEFGPTGQPGNNFGGNTTFGPGTGGYSSGFGPGSGTGTGTGYRPGTGPGTGTGTGMRGPGVNTGARMPEERLPGGAVRGAAGARGANGMPMGAPAGGRGGKEEDKEKKAAAYLRNPDPEETFGGFTEKPMPPVIGEHRPKN; this comes from the coding sequence ATGGTTACCGAAGGACCTCTGTCTGCCGCTCAGATCTATGAACAGATCACCGGCGGCAAGGGTACCCAGTCGTTGGGTGCAGCTCACGACAGCGCAAGTCAGCTGACCAACCGGATGGTCGAGCGGGCTCAGCGGATCAGCTCTCTCCGCGCCAAGACCATGTCCGGCTGGCAAGGTGGCGCCGGGGACGCTGCTGCTGATGCCACCCTTCCCCTCGTTCAAGCCGCCGCCGATGACGCAGTCCACCTCAAGACCGCTCAAACCGCCGTTGGTGCCCAGATGGATGCCTTCGGGACCGCCAAGAACTCCGTCAAACCCGTTGCCCCTCAGCCTCCCGAAATCACCGCTGCGGATCTTCTTCATGCCATCAACGGGGACGGTGTCGACTCCTACCGAACCAAAGTCACCAGTTGGCAGGCCGACAGCCAGGCCAACATCGACGCCTTCAGTGCCTACCACTCCGCCAGTGGCACCAATGGTGGGCAGATGCCCGCCCAGTACGCGCAGCTCGCCGACTCCGGGACTCCTGTTGCCATGACGACGCCCGGTCAGGGCACAGACAGCAAGACCACCGGGAAGACCGGCCCCACCGATACCGGTGAGTGGGCCCGGAACCCGCGGCAGCCCCAGGTTCCCTCGCAGCAGAACCGGCAGACCGTCCAACCCGGACAGAACCAGGTTCAGCCCCAACTTCAGAACCAAGTCCAGAGCCAGACCCAAAACCAGTTCCAGCACCAGGTCCAGCAGCCCGGCACCGGCAACCCGGACAACACCCACGCCAACAGCTACGTCCCCAAGCCCGTCCTGCCTCCCGCCGCTCAGAGTGGGTATGAGTTCGGGCCCACCGGGCAGCCCGGCAACAACTTCGGCGGGAACACCACCTTCGGGCCTGGCACCGGGGGCTACTCGAGCGGGTTCGGGCCAGGCAGCGGAACAGGCACAGGAACCGGGTACCGGCCAGGCACAGGACCGGGAACAGGGACAGGGACAGGCATGCGAGGCCCGGGAGTGAACACCGGCGCCCGGATGCCCGAGGAGCGGCTCCCCGGCGGAGCAGTCCGAGGCGCCGCCGGGGCCCGAGGCGCCAACGGCATGCCCATGGGCGCCCCCGCAGGCGGACGTGGCGGTAAAGAAGAAGACAAAGAAAAGAAAGCCGCGGCCTACCTCCGCAATCCCGATCCGGAGGAAACCTTCGGCGGGTTCACCGAAAAGCCGATGCCTCCGGTGATCGGCGAGCACCGGCCCAAGAACTAG
- a CDS encoding polyprenyl synthetase family protein — translation MPSPAPGAGSLPAAPGGALEDLRASVGLQIADETLLRAIAAGLADVEKLLREVVRSDVQAVNDAALHLVEAGGKRFRPLFTLLSAQFGPKQDDHVVIAAAAVELVHLATLYHDDVMDEADMRRGAESVNARWDNTIAILTGDFLFAHASRLVADLGTDAARIIAETFGELVTGQMRETVGPGPGDDAVAHYLTVIAQKTGSLIATSGRFGGMMSGAAEEHIEALRRFGDIIGTAFQISDDIIDIASPSDELGKAQGTDLREGVRTLPMLYALADPDTDPRLIELLSGPIADDVLVQEALELLRASSGLERARVTLSDYAQRARAELAALPASPARDACESVADYLVARTH, via the coding sequence GTGCCTTCCCCAGCCCCCGGGGCGGGATCCCTCCCCGCTGCGCCGGGTGGCGCCCTCGAGGACCTGCGCGCGTCGGTCGGCCTGCAGATCGCCGACGAGACCCTGCTGCGCGCGATCGCCGCCGGGCTGGCCGACGTCGAGAAGCTGCTGCGCGAGGTCGTCCGCAGCGACGTCCAGGCCGTCAACGACGCCGCGTTGCACCTGGTCGAGGCGGGGGGCAAACGTTTTCGTCCGCTCTTCACCCTGCTGTCCGCGCAGTTCGGCCCGAAGCAGGACGACCACGTCGTGATCGCCGCCGCCGCGGTCGAGCTGGTGCACCTCGCCACGCTCTACCACGACGACGTCATGGACGAGGCCGACATGCGGCGCGGCGCCGAGAGCGTCAACGCGCGCTGGGACAACACCATCGCCATCCTCACCGGCGACTTCCTCTTCGCCCACGCCTCGCGCCTGGTCGCCGACCTCGGCACGGACGCGGCGCGGATCATCGCCGAGACCTTCGGCGAGCTGGTCACCGGCCAGATGCGCGAGACCGTCGGCCCCGGACCGGGTGACGACGCCGTCGCGCACTACCTCACCGTGATCGCGCAGAAGACCGGCTCGCTGATCGCGACGTCCGGCCGCTTCGGCGGGATGATGTCCGGCGCCGCCGAGGAGCACATCGAGGCGCTGCGCCGGTTCGGCGACATCATCGGCACCGCGTTCCAGATCTCCGACGACATCATCGACATCGCGTCGCCGTCCGACGAGCTCGGCAAGGCCCAGGGCACCGACCTGCGCGAAGGCGTCCGGACGCTGCCGATGCTGTACGCGCTGGCCGACCCGGACACGGATCCGCGGCTCATCGAGCTGCTTTCCGGCCCGATCGCCGACGACGTCCTCGTCCAGGAGGCCCTGGAGCTGCTGCGGGCGAGTAGTGGACTCGAACGCGCACGCGTCACCCTTTCCGACTACGCTCAGCGCGCGCGAGCCGAGCTTGCCGCGTTGCCCGCGTCACCCGCCCGGGACGCGTGCGAGTCGGTCGCCGACTACCTGGTCGCGCGCACGCACTAA